The Rhodothermales bacterium genome includes the window GCCCCGCATTCCCTGAATGTCTCTATCAGAACAGCGGTCTCTTTGGTCACATGAAGACATCCTGCGATCTTGTATCCCTCAAACGGTTTCTCGTCGCGAAACTCGTCGCGGAGACGAAGTAGAACGGGCATTCTGCTTTCCGCCCATTCGATCTTGCGCCTGCCTGCATCGGCCAGCGAAAGGTCTTTGACCTTGTATGCACCTTCCTGATAATCCATTTTTCACCTGATTCTGAAGTTTGAGACCGGCGACTCCAACGGCCGCCGTGAGACGCGGGTTTTGCGTTCCCGGAATCTTCACCACTCGCGAATCCCGTGCAACCGGCCCGGCCGGACCTAGTGCGCGATGATCATTCGCTCGACCTTTCTCGTGCCCTCGACGTCCATCGTGAGGAAGTACACACCACTGGGCAGTGTTGATCCATCGAAAGTAAGGGTGTACGTCCCCGAGAGGTGAACACGATTCGTCAGCAGCGCCACCAGCTGCCCCAGCACATTATATGCGTCAATTCGGACGACCGATTGGCTCGGCACGGTGTAATTGACCGTTGTAGTGGTCGCAAAGGGATCCGGGAAATTGGCGTTCAGTGTGAGCTCGACCGGGACGTCAATCTCGGCGTCCACAGAAGACGCCTGGATCGCGGCGGAATCTATGCTCCAACGTTCCGTAGAGTCCCACGCCCTGTCTGCTCCGTAATCGAATCGCAGCCTGATCTCCTTGCCGCCGTACGCGGAAAGATCAAACAACGTCGTTACAGAGCCACCGGAGTTCCCGGAGAACACATCCTGACCGTTCATTGGGTGATTTGCCGAAGCATAACGCGACGGATAGCTGTCCGCGGGTGAAAGTAGCGACCACGTCTTGCCGTCGTCTGCACTGAAGCTGAGATTGCCGCCCAGACCGTCCCCCAGCACATAGTTGTGCTGGAGTGCAAGCCAGATATCGGAGACGTTCACGGGAAGCGTTGAGGGCGGAAGCACGAGACTGGAAACGGCCGCCTGTTCCTCGACCGATCTCGTGATCCACTGACTTCCCTCCTGGACCCACTGCCCGGTAGGTGTCA containing:
- a CDS encoding T9SS type A sorting domain-containing protein, which encodes MPLPTQQDVRVRFDVGTDSENIEQSIAYAGWYVDDISISTDRPVDNTPPAVVFSPPDVHVQPVGQPLPGFVLNVTDDTGVASVFVDYSIGGEAGVTGAFPLAMSFTDLTRFAGSIPSEPSLGAGDRFEYTFRVTDFDGNETTYRDSQGQPLVIEYRTVRTVNVLVDVTPTGQWVQEGSQWITRSVEEQAAVSSLVLPPSTLPVNVSDIWLALQHNYVLGDGLGGNLSFSADDGKTWSLLSPADSYPSRYASANHPMNGQDVFSGNSGGSVTTLFDLSAYGGKEIRLRFDYGADRAWDSTERWSIDSAAIQASSVDAEIDVPVELTLNANFPDPFATTTTVNYTVPSQSVVRIDAYNVLGQLVALLTNRVHLSGTYTLTFDGSTLPSGVYFLTMDVEGTRKVERMIIAH